A section of the Brevundimonas sp. AJA228-03 genome encodes:
- a CDS encoding DegT/DnrJ/EryC1/StrS family aminotransferase, with product MTRIPPSGPDPGPDDRAGLIRTFDDGWVSSAGPVLEAFERAFAETIGLAHATATSSLGG from the coding sequence GTGACGCGCATTCCGCCGTCCGGCCCGGACCCGGGACCTGACGACCGGGCGGGACTGATCCGGACGTTCGACGACGGGTGGGTATCGTCTGCCGGGCCGGTGTTGGAGGCTTTCGAGCGGGCCTTCGCCGAGACCATCGGCCTCGCCCATGCGACCGCGACGTCGTCGCTTGGCGGCTGA
- a CDS encoding OmpA family protein, which translates to MRTNLIVTSLGVVAMLGASACTTMDPYSSTPRRNNTATGAIAGALGGAVLGYLTNTSNGEQGRRNALIGAGVGALGGAAVGSYMDRQQRALESGLSGTGVGVARQGDNLVLRMPSDVTFAVNQSNIEPRFDAVLSDVAGVLQDYDRSVVDIVGHTDSSGGDAINQPLSERRALAVADALIAHGVIRERLYVAGQSSRVPVASNATPEGRALNRRVEILIRPFKG; encoded by the coding sequence ATGCGCACCAACCTGATCGTCACGAGCCTGGGCGTCGTCGCCATGCTGGGGGCCTCGGCCTGCACCACCATGGATCCCTACAGCTCCACGCCCCGGCGCAACAATACGGCGACCGGTGCCATCGCCGGTGCCCTGGGCGGCGCGGTTCTGGGCTATCTGACCAACACCTCCAACGGCGAACAGGGCCGTCGCAACGCCCTGATCGGCGCGGGCGTCGGCGCCCTCGGTGGCGCGGCCGTCGGCAGCTATATGGATCGCCAGCAGCGCGCTCTGGAATCCGGGCTGTCCGGCACCGGCGTGGGCGTGGCGCGCCAGGGCGACAACCTGGTGCTGCGCATGCCGTCGGACGTCACCTTCGCGGTGAACCAGTCCAACATCGAGCCGCGCTTCGACGCCGTTCTGTCCGACGTCGCTGGCGTGCTGCAGGACTATGACCGGTCAGTCGTCGACATCGTCGGCCACACGGATTCCTCGGGCGGCGACGCGATCAACCAGCCCCTGTCCGAGCGCCGCGCCCTGGCGGTCGCTGACGCCCTGATCGCGCATGGCGTGATCCGTGAACGCCTTTACGTCGCCGGCCAGTCGTCGCGGGTGCCGGTCGCCTCCAATGCCACGCCGGAGGGCCGGGCCCTGAACCGTCGCGTCGAGATCCTGATCCGTCCGTTCAAAGGCTGA
- a CDS encoding isopenicillin N synthase family oxygenase, with translation MSRYDTDFQGFADDLGASFKRYGFAVVSDHGLDEQVIQAAIADARAFFALPEEVKRAYHRPGTGGARGLTPFGTEAARDAKAVDLKEFWHTGRELPDGHAYGRYMRANLWPTEVPGFRDHLYGMFEALDALGRRILKAIARYMALGDDFFEDKVELGNSVLRMLHYPPVPADAPGVRAGAHEDINVITLLLGAEEAGLQLKDADGEWLDIAPPPGALVVNIGDMLQRLTNHVLPSTTHRVVNPAPERRGFARYSTPFFLHFNPDFVIETLPSTITAGNPDRYAGKSIMAEDFLTERLKEIRLL, from the coding sequence ATGTCGCGATACGACACCGATTTCCAGGGTTTCGCTGACGACCTGGGGGCCTCGTTCAAGCGGTATGGCTTCGCCGTCGTGTCGGATCACGGTCTGGACGAACAGGTCATCCAGGCCGCCATCGCCGACGCCAGGGCGTTCTTCGCCCTGCCGGAAGAGGTCAAGCGCGCCTACCACCGGCCCGGCACGGGCGGCGCACGCGGCCTGACGCCCTTTGGCACCGAGGCCGCCAGGGATGCAAAGGCGGTGGATCTGAAGGAGTTCTGGCACACCGGCCGCGAGTTGCCCGACGGTCACGCCTATGGTCGCTATATGCGCGCCAACCTGTGGCCGACCGAGGTGCCGGGATTCCGGGATCACCTGTACGGCATGTTCGAGGCGCTGGACGCTCTGGGCCGCAGGATCCTGAAGGCCATCGCCCGCTATATGGCCCTCGGCGACGACTTCTTCGAGGACAAGGTCGAACTGGGCAATTCGGTGCTGCGGATGCTGCACTATCCGCCGGTGCCGGCCGATGCGCCGGGCGTACGGGCGGGCGCGCACGAGGACATCAATGTCATCACCCTGCTGCTGGGGGCCGAGGAGGCCGGGCTGCAGCTGAAGGACGCGGACGGCGAATGGCTGGACATCGCGCCGCCGCCCGGCGCCCTGGTGGTCAACATTGGCGACATGCTGCAGCGACTGACCAACCATGTCCTGCCGTCGACGACGCATCGGGTGGTCAATCCGGCTCCGGAACGGCGCGGTTTCGCGCGGTATTCCACGCCCTTCTTCCTGCACTTCAACCCGGACTTCGTGATCGAGACCCTGCCGTCGACCATCACGGCCGGGAACCCCGACCGCTATGCCGGCAAGTCGATCATGGCCGAAGACTTCCTGACTGAACGGCTGAAGGAAATCCGGCTCCTGTAG
- a CDS encoding complex I NDUFA9 subunit family protein yields the protein MSEFSPGLVTVFGGSGFVGTQAVRALARRGWRVRVAVRKPHLAQDLRILGDVGQIQPVRCDITRPADVAAALKGADAAVNLVGLLYEAPGRGFDAAHIQGTRNIAEACMAAGVARFVHVSAIGADVNSEADYGRSKGEAEAAARAVKPDTVVLRPSIVFGTGDGFLNRFAAMAGTAPALPLIGGGRTKFQPVWVGDVAEAIARSVTRIDAAGRTFELGGPEVWSFKDILKYILRETGKMRLLAPLPVFVAATMGRVMQLSSLVGIPPVLTRDQVLMLKVDNVVAPGAEGLADLGIEATGLEAIAPSYLWRYRRGGQFARNPAAQKDEAVEPG from the coding sequence ATGTCCGAATTCTCCCCCGGTCTGGTCACCGTCTTCGGCGGTTCAGGCTTCGTCGGGACCCAGGCCGTCCGTGCCCTGGCCAGGCGCGGCTGGCGCGTGCGCGTGGCGGTGCGCAAGCCGCACCTGGCGCAGGATCTGCGCATCCTGGGCGACGTGGGCCAGATCCAGCCCGTGCGCTGCGACATCACCAGGCCGGCCGACGTGGCCGCCGCCCTGAAGGGGGCCGATGCCGCCGTCAACCTGGTCGGCCTGCTGTACGAGGCTCCGGGGCGTGGCTTCGACGCCGCCCACATCCAGGGGACACGCAACATCGCCGAAGCCTGCATGGCCGCCGGGGTTGCCCGCTTCGTTCATGTGTCTGCCATCGGGGCCGACGTGAACTCCGAAGCCGACTATGGCCGCTCCAAGGGCGAGGCCGAGGCGGCCGCCCGCGCGGTCAAGCCGGACACGGTGGTGCTGCGCCCCTCCATCGTCTTTGGAACGGGCGACGGCTTCCTGAACCGGTTCGCCGCCATGGCCGGGACCGCCCCCGCCCTGCCCCTGATCGGCGGCGGCAGGACGAAGTTCCAGCCGGTCTGGGTCGGCGACGTCGCAGAGGCCATCGCGCGATCGGTGACGCGGATCGACGCGGCCGGGCGCACCTTCGAGCTGGGCGGTCCCGAGGTCTGGTCGTTCAAGGACATCCTGAAATACATCCTGCGCGAGACCGGCAAGATGCGCCTGCTGGCCCCCCTGCCCGTCTTCGTGGCGGCGACGATGGGCCGGGTCATGCAGCTGTCGAGCCTGGTCGGCATTCCGCCGGTGCTGACGCGCGACCAGGTGCTGATGTTGAAAGTCGACAATGTGGTGGCCCCCGGAGCCGAGGGTCTGGCCGACCTGGGCATCGAGGCGACGGGACTGGAGGCGATCGCCCCGTCCTATCTGTGGCGCTATCGCCGGGGCGGGCAGTTCGCCCGAAACCCCGCGGCACAGAAGGACGAGGCGGTCGAGCCCGGCTGA
- a CDS encoding ribonuclease D: protein MTVYLHEGDLPDDLDLGLEVAVDSETMGLRFRRDPLCVVQLSAGDGDAHVVRLGRPDYDCPNLKRLMADRDVLKIFHFGRFDIAMVELHLGVETGPVYCTKIASKLARTYTDRHGLKDVARELAGIDLSKAQQSSDWGAAELSQAQLDYAASDVLHLHVIMHRLNEMLEREGRMALAQACFDFLPTRARLDLRGWDEMDIFAHT, encoded by the coding sequence ATGACCGTATATCTGCACGAGGGCGACCTGCCCGACGACCTGGACCTCGGCCTCGAGGTCGCCGTCGATTCCGAGACCATGGGCCTGCGCTTCCGTCGCGATCCGCTGTGCGTGGTCCAGCTGTCGGCCGGTGATGGCGATGCCCATGTCGTGCGTCTCGGCCGCCCCGACTACGACTGCCCGAACCTGAAGCGGCTGATGGCCGACCGCGACGTCCTCAAGATCTTCCACTTCGGTCGCTTCGATATCGCCATGGTCGAGCTGCACCTGGGGGTCGAGACCGGCCCCGTTTACTGCACCAAGATCGCTTCCAAACTCGCCCGCACCTATACGGACCGGCATGGCCTGAAGGATGTGGCGCGAGAGCTGGCGGGCATCGACCTCAGCAAGGCCCAGCAGTCGTCGGACTGGGGCGCGGCCGAACTGTCCCAGGCCCAGCTGGACTATGCCGCCTCCGACGTCCTGCACCTGCACGTCATCATGCACCGGCTGAACGAGATGCTGGAGCGCGAGGGCCGGATGGCGCTGGCCCAGGCCTGTTTCGACTTCCTGCCGACCCGCGCGCGTCTGGACCTGCGCGGATGGGACGAGATGGATATCTTCGCCCACACATGA
- the lptC gene encoding LPS export ABC transporter periplasmic protein LptC: MTEPAPANDRNSVDEARLAAEAGRWRARSRRVQLYRRLLPVLIVVLAGGALTWTVFRTVMSGVERSASQSKEIALEKPMFHGQDSAGRSFVIGAQGAVRDPATGRFRLNGPLLRLNLGGTKVTELTADAGIYNETARTVTIGPNVRISDGGSGFTLTTPEAVVDTATGVVTGDRGVQGRGPLGTIRATSYAIYEQGERVVFKGSGDNKVQGTISPSSGE, from the coding sequence ATGACCGAGCCTGCCCCCGCCAACGATCGCAACAGCGTCGATGAGGCCCGGCTGGCCGCCGAGGCGGGTCGCTGGCGTGCGCGGTCGCGTCGGGTGCAACTGTATCGTCGCCTGCTGCCGGTTCTGATCGTGGTCCTGGCCGGCGGTGCCCTGACCTGGACGGTCTTCCGGACCGTGATGTCGGGGGTGGAGCGCAGCGCCAGCCAGTCGAAGGAAATCGCGCTCGAAAAGCCGATGTTCCACGGCCAGGACTCGGCCGGGCGCAGCTTCGTCATCGGAGCGCAGGGGGCCGTGCGCGATCCGGCAACGGGTCGGTTTCGCCTGAACGGCCCGCTGCTGCGGCTCAATCTCGGGGGGACAAAGGTCACCGAACTGACCGCCGATGCCGGCATCTACAACGAGACGGCGCGGACCGTGACTATCGGTCCGAACGTCAGGATTTCCGACGGTGGCTCCGGCTTCACCCTGACAACGCCGGAGGCCGTCGTCGATACCGCGACCGGCGTCGTGACCGGCGACAGGGGTGTCCAGGGGCGTGGCCCCCTTGGAACCATCCGGGCAACGTCCTATGCCATCTATGAACAGGGCGAACGGGTCGTGTTCAAAGGTTCGGGCGACAACAAGGTGCAGGGCACGATCAGCCCTTCTTCCGGTGAATGA
- a CDS encoding LptA/OstA family protein: protein MKTTSILAMGATIVALGSGGMAGAQSRPNTSNQPIGYGADSGELTPTAVSLRGRAEITQGQTRLRANAIEGMRDASGGLTRIEATGDVYYVTPNETIRGDRAVYTVNNATVTVTGDVILTQGQNVLTGGSLTYNVDTGQAQVQGGGAGANAGRVRGVFYPEGSN, encoded by the coding sequence ATGAAGACGACCAGCATTCTCGCGATGGGCGCAACCATCGTCGCTCTCGGGTCAGGCGGAATGGCCGGGGCCCAGTCCCGTCCCAACACCTCGAACCAGCCGATCGGCTATGGCGCGGATTCCGGCGAACTGACCCCTACGGCCGTGTCCCTTCGCGGCCGGGCCGAGATCACCCAGGGCCAGACCCGGCTGCGTGCCAACGCCATCGAGGGTATGCGTGACGCCTCGGGTGGCCTGACTCGCATCGAGGCCACGGGCGACGTCTATTATGTCACGCCCAACGAAACGATCCGAGGCGATCGCGCGGTCTATACCGTCAACAACGCTACGGTCACCGTGACCGGCGACGTCATCCTGACCCAGGGCCAGAACGTCCTGACCGGCGGTAGCCTGACCTACAATGTCGACACCGGCCAGGCCCAGGTCCAGGGTGGCGGTGCCGGTGCAAACGCCGGACGCGTGCGCGGCGTCTTCTATCCGGAAGGGTCGAACTGA
- the lptB gene encoding LPS export ABC transporter ATP-binding protein yields MARKELSALNIDDRPVAPTVPAAAPARGLRVQNIARAFGARQVVADVSLTVQRGEVAGLLGPNGAGKTTCFYMITGLIPPDSGTIWLDGEDITAQPMYQRSRMGLGYLAQEASIFRGMTVEDNVKAVVELRETGKAIEIETTRLLEELNIQHLRQAPATGLSGGERRRVEIARSLAGKPSFMLLDEPFAGIDPLAIADIRQVIRYLAGEGIGVLITDHNVRETLDIIDRASIISNGAVLFEGTADEVIHDPEVRRVYLGDLYG; encoded by the coding sequence ATGGCCCGCAAGGAACTCTCCGCCCTCAATATCGATGACCGCCCCGTCGCGCCGACGGTGCCCGCCGCGGCGCCCGCGCGTGGCCTGCGGGTCCAGAACATCGCGCGCGCGTTCGGCGCGCGGCAGGTCGTGGCCGACGTCTCCCTGACGGTGCAGCGCGGCGAGGTCGCGGGCCTGCTGGGACCGAACGGCGCGGGCAAGACGACCTGCTTCTACATGATCACCGGCCTGATCCCCCCGGACAGTGGGACCATCTGGCTGGACGGAGAGGACATCACCGCACAGCCCATGTACCAGCGCTCGCGCATGGGCCTGGGCTACCTGGCCCAGGAAGCCTCGATCTTTCGTGGCATGACGGTCGAGGACAACGTCAAGGCCGTGGTCGAACTGCGCGAGACGGGCAAGGCCATAGAGATCGAGACCACCCGCCTGCTCGAGGAACTCAATATCCAGCATCTGCGCCAGGCGCCCGCTACCGGCCTGTCGGGCGGCGAGCGTCGCCGGGTCGAGATCGCCCGGTCCCTGGCCGGCAAGCCCAGCTTCATGCTGCTGGACGAACCCTTTGCCGGCATCGACCCCCTGGCCATCGCCGACATCCGCCAGGTCATCCGCTATCTGGCGGGTGAGGGGATCGGCGTCCTGATCACCGACCACAATGTGCGCGAGACGCTGGACATCATCGACCGCGCCTCGATCATCTCGAACGGAGCGGTCCTGTTCGAAGGCACCGCCGACGAGGTTATCCACGACCCCGAGGTCCGGCGCGTGTACCTGGGCGATCTGTACGGCTGA
- a CDS encoding manganese efflux pump MntP family protein: MTPGTIAILSLSMSTDAFAAAVGRGASHRPSWQGAVRAGLVFGVIEAITPLIGWTLGLLAAGFVQQVDHWIAFGLLAVVGGKMIWEAHKPASTDSVGHSSSRAALWALVATAIGTSIDAAAVGVGLAFLGANIWIIAACIGLTTFALSTIGMLIGRAVGVRFGKLAELVGGLALIGVGTTILVEHLGLFVRQAPIG, from the coding sequence ATGACCCCCGGCACCATCGCGATCCTGTCCCTGAGCATGTCCACCGACGCCTTCGCGGCCGCGGTCGGGCGCGGCGCGTCACACCGTCCGTCATGGCAGGGGGCCGTCCGGGCCGGATTGGTATTCGGTGTCATCGAGGCGATCACGCCCCTGATCGGCTGGACCCTGGGCCTGCTGGCGGCGGGATTCGTGCAGCAGGTGGACCACTGGATCGCGTTCGGGCTACTGGCCGTCGTCGGTGGAAAGATGATCTGGGAAGCGCACAAACCGGCGTCGACGGACAGCGTCGGGCATTCGTCGTCGCGGGCCGCTCTCTGGGCGCTGGTGGCCACCGCCATCGGCACCAGTATCGATGCGGCGGCCGTCGGTGTGGGGCTGGCCTTCCTGGGCGCCAACATCTGGATCATCGCGGCCTGCATCGGGCTGACGACCTTTGCCCTGTCCACGATCGGCATGCTGATCGGGCGCGCGGTCGGCGTTCGCTTCGGCAAGTTGGCGGAGCTGGTCGGGGGGCTGGCCCTGATCGGCGTCGGCACGACGATCCTGGTCGAGCATCTGGGACTGTTCGTCCGCCAGGCCCCGATCGGCTGA
- a CDS encoding DUF805 domain-containing protein, which translates to MILFRPLIRYADFKGRSSRGEYWLFAIFQCLWYALLTGLLVAAADQGETPRATPGMLVALGLIGLSVVGLIVPNYSVLVRRLHDTGRGAVWLLLLAPGIASTFLTLVTLGTAIASVGAGASREVFVGTMLAGLGTAGLLGLVGMLGQLVMGVLILLPGTRGENRFGPDPRDPTTRYVNDGGGGTGDDDARLEALFAEARRANATAEPAFQPAFDPPAPRPEAWGTGHRATPAPVFGRRGT; encoded by the coding sequence ATGATCCTGTTCCGCCCGCTGATCCGCTATGCCGACTTCAAGGGCCGTTCGAGCCGGGGAGAGTACTGGCTGTTCGCGATCTTCCAGTGCCTCTGGTACGCCCTGCTGACCGGGCTGCTGGTGGCGGCCGCGGATCAGGGCGAAACGCCCCGGGCGACACCGGGCATGCTGGTGGCCCTGGGGCTGATCGGCCTCAGCGTCGTCGGTCTGATCGTTCCGAATTATTCCGTGCTCGTTCGACGGCTTCACGACACCGGCCGGGGCGCGGTGTGGTTGCTGCTTCTGGCCCCGGGCATCGCCAGCACCTTTCTGACCCTGGTGACGCTCGGCACGGCGATAGCGTCTGTGGGTGCCGGAGCCAGCCGTGAGGTGTTCGTGGGCACGATGTTGGCCGGGTTGGGCACAGCGGGACTGCTGGGATTGGTCGGAATGCTGGGGCAACTGGTGATGGGTGTTCTGATCCTGCTACCCGGCACGCGAGGTGAAAACCGGTTTGGTCCAGACCCTCGCGATCCGACGACGCGCTACGTCAATGACGGTGGCGGGGGGACAGGCGACGACGACGCCCGACTGGAGGCGCTGTTCGCCGAGGCCAGGCGGGCGAATGCCACCGCCGAACCGGCCTTTCAGCCCGCATTCGATCCGCCCGCGCCCCGGCCGGAGGCCTGGGGCACCGGCCACAGGGCGACACCGGCACCTGTGTTCGGCCGACGCGGCACCTGA
- the rpoN gene encoding RNA polymerase factor sigma-54 yields the protein MIGQRLEVRQGQGLVITPQLQQAIKLLQLSNQELDEYVEAELEKNPLLQREEAEGTPNEGRVAPADTTELSFSDAEAPDRSSTVDAREDDIYGDATPGERTSDRLSDEAAEQPGLSDWSAAGKGGSFNDGDGGERPDRHDPTLWDHLQAQASTAGFSTTDHAIALSLIDGVDDGGYLRGELAEIADRLGCDLARVEAVLATCQGFEPTGVMARSVPECLKLQLIERNRFDPAMAILLDNLELLARRNLVALRAACGVDAEDLAEMISELKALTPRPGAGFAGEVAQTVIPDVHVRPDPAGGWRVELNTDTLPRLLVDKRYHATVSAAARSETEKAFVADCAAQASWLVKSLDQRARTILKVGSEIVRQQDAFLAFGVEFLRPLNLKTVADAIGMHESTVSRVTSNKYVSTPRGVFELKFFFTAAIQATDGGATHSAEAVRHRIKAMIDHEGRDGDVLSDDRIVEILKEAGIDIARRTVAKYREALRIPSSVERRRLLQTG from the coding sequence GTGATCGGTCAGAGGCTGGAGGTTCGCCAGGGGCAGGGGCTGGTCATCACGCCCCAGCTGCAGCAGGCCATCAAGCTGTTGCAGCTGTCGAACCAGGAACTGGACGAATACGTCGAGGCCGAGCTGGAAAAGAACCCGCTGCTCCAGCGCGAGGAAGCCGAGGGCACCCCCAATGAAGGCCGTGTGGCCCCCGCCGACACCACCGAGCTCAGCTTCTCCGACGCCGAGGCCCCCGACCGCTCCTCGACCGTCGATGCGCGCGAGGATGACATCTATGGCGATGCGACGCCCGGCGAGCGCACCTCGGACCGGCTGTCTGACGAGGCGGCCGAACAGCCCGGCCTGTCGGACTGGTCGGCGGCGGGCAAGGGCGGCTCCTTCAACGACGGCGACGGTGGCGAGCGCCCCGACCGCCATGACCCCACCCTGTGGGACCACCTTCAGGCCCAGGCCTCGACGGCCGGCTTTTCGACCACGGACCACGCCATTGCGCTCAGCCTGATCGATGGTGTGGATGACGGTGGCTACCTGAGGGGCGAATTGGCGGAGATCGCTGACCGGCTGGGCTGCGATCTCGCTCGCGTCGAGGCGGTGCTGGCCACCTGTCAGGGCTTCGAGCCGACCGGCGTCATGGCCCGCTCCGTCCCGGAATGCCTGAAGCTGCAACTGATCGAGCGCAACCGCTTCGACCCGGCCATGGCCATCCTGCTCGACAATCTGGAGCTTCTGGCCCGGCGCAACCTGGTCGCCCTGCGCGCCGCCTGCGGTGTCGATGCCGAGGATCTGGCCGAGATGATCTCGGAGCTGAAGGCGCTCACCCCCCGACCCGGGGCCGGCTTCGCGGGCGAAGTCGCCCAGACCGTGATCCCCGATGTCCACGTCCGCCCCGACCCGGCCGGCGGCTGGCGGGTCGAGCTGAATACCGACACCCTGCCGCGCCTTCTGGTCGACAAGCGCTATCACGCCACGGTCTCTGCCGCCGCCCGCAGCGAGACCGAAAAGGCCTTCGTCGCCGACTGTGCGGCCCAGGCCAGCTGGCTGGTCAAGTCGCTGGACCAGCGCGCCAGGACCATCCTGAAGGTCGGCTCCGAGATCGTGCGCCAGCAGGACGCCTTCCTGGCCTTCGGCGTCGAATTCCTGCGCCCCCTGAACCTGAAGACCGTCGCCGACGCCATCGGTATGCATGAATCGACCGTCAGTCGGGTCACCTCGAACAAATATGTCTCCACCCCGCGTGGCGTGTTCGAGCTGAAATTCTTCTTCACGGCCGCGATCCAGGCCACCGACGGCGGCGCGACTCACTCGGCCGAAGCCGTCCGTCACCGGATCAAGGCGATGATCGACCACGAGGGCCGCGACGGTGACGTCCTGTCCGATGATCGCATCGTCGAGATCCTGAAAGAGGCCGGCATCGACATCGCCCGTCGTACCGTGGCCAAGTATCGGGAAGCGTTGCGTATTCCGTCCTCGGTCGAGCGCCGCCGCCTCCTGCAAACAGGGTAA
- the hpf gene encoding ribosome hibernation-promoting factor, HPF/YfiA family, with protein sequence MQVQVSGKHVDVGEALGSRISQELKEGVGKYFERGGENAEVVVSKDGYGFKVDCWVRLASGQALVTTGLGGDAYAAFTDSLEKLEKRVRRYKRRLKDHHIGPKGLSPEKTEDAAREVARSIVLRDPDTVEDETFGDTEQEGPPPVGMVIAESVSEIRTITVGRAVLELDMTGYPVVLFRNAAHGGLSVVYRRPDGNVGWIDPERTVSLNGHGSVNGSGA encoded by the coding sequence ATGCAAGTGCAAGTGAGCGGCAAGCACGTGGATGTCGGCGAAGCGTTAGGCTCGCGCATCTCCCAGGAACTCAAGGAAGGCGTCGGAAAATACTTCGAACGCGGTGGTGAAAACGCCGAGGTCGTGGTGTCCAAGGACGGCTACGGCTTCAAGGTCGACTGCTGGGTCCGCCTCGCCTCGGGCCAGGCCCTGGTGACCACCGGTCTGGGCGGCGATGCCTACGCCGCCTTCACCGACAGCCTTGAAAAGCTGGAAAAACGGGTGCGCCGCTACAAGCGCCGCCTGAAGGATCACCACATCGGTCCCAAGGGCCTGTCGCCCGAGAAGACCGAGGATGCGGCGCGCGAGGTCGCCCGCAGCATCGTCCTGCGCGATCCCGATACCGTCGAGGACGAGACCTTCGGCGACACCGAACAGGAAGGCCCGCCGCCCGTGGGCATGGTCATCGCCGAGAGCGTGTCCGAGATCCGGACCATCACCGTCGGTCGCGCGGTTCTGGAACTCGATATGACCGGCTATCCGGTGGTCCTGTTTCGTAACGCGGCCCATGGCGGTTTATCGGTGGTCTATCGCCGTCCGGACGGGAATGTGGGCTGGATCGACCCTGAACGCACAGTGTCGTTGAATGGACACGGTTCTGTAAACGGTTCGGGCGCATAA
- a CDS encoding PTS sugar transporter subunit IIA: MDIGELLVRDGIVLKSGASSKRQALHSVAAAAAQCMGIEESTIFDALMEREALGSTGLGSGVAVPHARLHGLDSVRAVFVRLDTPVAYEAVDDRPVDLMLALFAPPGSGADHLRALAAASRALRSPEMREQLRQARTVDAVQALFVRDASIAATAA, encoded by the coding sequence ATGGACATCGGTGAACTGCTGGTCCGGGACGGCATCGTTCTGAAAAGTGGCGCGTCCTCCAAGCGTCAGGCGCTTCATAGCGTGGCCGCCGCCGCGGCCCAGTGCATGGGCATCGAGGAATCGACGATTTTCGATGCCCTGATGGAGCGCGAGGCACTCGGTTCGACCGGCCTGGGCTCAGGGGTCGCGGTGCCCCATGCACGTCTGCACGGGCTCGACAGCGTCCGTGCTGTGTTCGTGCGTCTCGACACGCCTGTCGCCTACGAAGCCGTCGACGACCGTCCCGTGGACCTGATGTTGGCCCTGTTCGCCCCGCCCGGCAGCGGAGCCGACCATCTGCGCGCCCTGGCCGCCGCGTCTCGCGCCCTTCGATCGCCGGAAATGCGCGAGCAACTGCGCCAGGCGCGCACCGTCGACGCCGTGCAAGCCCTGTTCGTCCGTGACGCCAGCATCGCGGCGACGGCGGCCTGA
- a CDS encoding DUF1150 family protein: MPTEKGGGPDDAEDDKKDFAGLGAPDLVYVRAISAADVLADAPKAEARGLMIDPDQTLYAVHGADGERLAVMLYRETAFAAAVAHALAPVSVH; this comes from the coding sequence ATGCCCACTGAAAAAGGAGGCGGTCCTGATGACGCCGAGGATGACAAAAAAGACTTCGCCGGCCTGGGCGCACCCGATCTCGTCTATGTGCGCGCGATCAGCGCCGCCGACGTGCTGGCGGATGCGCCGAAGGCAGAGGCCAGGGGGTTGATGATCGACCCCGATCAGACCCTTTATGCTGTTCATGGCGCGGACGGCGAGCGGCTGGCCGTGATGCTGTACCGCGAGACCGCTTTCGCGGCCGCCGTGGCGCACGCGCTGGCCCCGGTGTCCGTGCACTAA
- a CDS encoding Hsp20 family protein, with the protein MTTRPVLFDSPFLLGFDQTRALIDRAAKAAAESYPPYNVEQLGESAVRISLAVAGFAPDDLAITLEGRQLTIAGKREPGPDQAFLHRGIAARGFVRSFVLADGLEVEGAQLEHGLLHVDLKRPEQAQTVRRIPISVD; encoded by the coding sequence ATGACCACCCGCCCCGTGCTGTTCGACAGCCCGTTTCTGCTCGGTTTTGACCAGACGCGCGCCCTGATCGACCGGGCCGCAAAGGCGGCCGCGGAAAGCTATCCCCCCTACAACGTCGAACAGCTGGGCGAGAGCGCGGTGCGGATCTCGCTGGCTGTCGCGGGTTTTGCGCCCGACGACCTGGCCATCACCCTGGAGGGGCGCCAGCTGACCATTGCCGGCAAGCGCGAGCCGGGGCCGGACCAGGCCTTCCTGCACCGGGGGATCGCGGCCCGCGGTTTCGTGCGCAGTTTCGTGCTCGCCGACGGTCTGGAGGTCGAGGGTGCGCAACTGGAGCACGGCCTGCTGCACGTCGATCTGAAGCGGCCCGAACAGGCCCAGACGGTGCGGCGTATTCCGATCAGTGTCGACTGA